The DNA segment ATGAAAGGAATTCCAGTGATTAAACATGAGACCATATTAGAGCAGGCAATGAAAGGGTAGAACTCATTTGGTTTCTTCAGCTTTATGCTGAGGCTTAGACAAagtcttgaaaataaaaagttaatatatatCAATTACTATAGTTTATATACAGCAAAGTTTTCAGAAACAGCAGAATCCTGTGTTCAGACTTATATTAGATTGCAGATGCTCAAGTGCAGTCATGTTCCAATGCAGTGGTTTAATTGGTTAATTAAATGCTTGGTTACCTAAAACCTGTACCACATTGATTGCATGGCTAATTCAACTCCTGCAGCTATAGGGCTCTGGAGAGCTCAAACAAACTTCAGCAGCTTTGGATCACTTACTTTCACTTACATTTAGCCAGATAATTTTGGACTCTCCAAAATGATGTCTTAAAAAAAGCTGtataacattataaaaataaaaacttagtaTGATTTCATTAGAGGGAGGGACAGGGTAGGAAGAGGGaaggttcttttatttttcattactgaTTTCACCAGCAAATCTCAAAAAATCCAAACCTACATCAAATAATTTAAACAgaagtggcatttttttttcatatggaaTGCAAAATGCACACATTCACATacttacatatacataaatatatacatatatgtttccTTTACAAAGCTTCAAAGGTTGCATTACCAGCATGCAAACCTTTTTTTCCATGGAAATTCCTAATACTGACAAGGAATGTCTAAAATACTTAGAGACATATTTCCAGAAAACTGGACTCTTCTTTTCTTGGCTCTTATAGAGAATTTTCCTGCCAAACTTCTACcaatgatcatttaaaaaaatttacatccACATTGGTAATacacttttaaaacatattaatagAATGGCCAGCTTGGACttaagaaaaatgaggaaaaaaaaaaaaaaatcccacaataAAATCTAAACCCTTAAAAGGTGGAGTTtagctttttatattctttttcagccACATTATGTTGCATCACTGTTAAAACAGAAGCAGCATATCATCcaagatatttgcaaataatatatgtGTCACGTTTCCCAGCTGTTATCTTTAAATGCAATTTGTACTAATCTGAGTtctagttcaaaagcatctggaCGATCCTGAGGGTTTGCAGCCAGCATTTCCTTAATCAGTTGTTTCATTCGCCCATTCATAGATTTTTTCTTCACAGGAATGAGAAGTTCCattttgggattttccagaagtGCCTCCCCAACAGGCACAATCTCAGTTCCTTGTTTTACATAACTCCCCAAGAGTTCCTTCTTTGTCTCTGTGTCTATGAAGGTGATCCTTTCCAGCATTGCCCAGATGATAATCCCCAGAGCAAAGATGTCAGCTTTTGCTGTATAATGTCCCTCCCACACTTCAGGAGCCATGTAGAAATCTGTTCCACAAGCTGTAGAAAGGAAACACTTGTTTACACTGACAGGTTCTTCTGGATTCTGCCCAGATGCTGAACAAACTTTACTTAGACCAAAATCAGCCACTTTCAATGTAGGTTCCAAGTCACTGGTATCCAACCTGCTTTGAGAAATCAGGATGTTATCAGGCTTCAGATCTCGATGGATGATCTGGTTTTTATGCAAGAAAGCCAGGGCACTGCTCAGCTGAAGCATGAAGCTGGTGTTAGTTTTACGATTGGGTTTCCTGGACAACAGATACTCATTCATATCTCCTCCATCACAAAAATCCATCACAAACCACAAGTAATAGGCGCTTCTGGGATCAAAGGCAATTTCTCCTTTTAGTGAAGTCTCTACAagctataagaaagaaaaaaacagattatAATCATCTGCATGGTTTATATAATTCAGCTATAGAGAAACAGTCACTGGTTGAATTAGTCTCTAATTTTAATTGGAaattccacaaatattttatttgtttagtgCTTTCatatgtgcattttattttaaactttagtaCTTCAAACTGTCACTTTGTCCCTAATAAAAATACACCAAATTTCTAAGTCAAGAGGTaaaaacttcattaaaaataGTTATATTTTGAGAAGTGTTCAACTCCTTGTACATTTGCTGCATGTGTCAATGGAGCTGAATTCTAACTGGCTAGCTAATAGCTTCCTGAAAAGATCAAAGTTTCAGCACCTAGATCTGGTAGATTGCCAACCGGGGTATAAACATCAGTTAGGACATTCTACTCCATAAAACTGCCTGAAATCTACTTCTCGCTTATTGCACTTACACTATCAACATAATCTGTGAAACTAAGAGAAAATTATGAAGGAACAACCAGTTGTTACAGAAATAAAGTGCTCCTGTAGTCACTGATAAAACTAAAGACTGACATCATTATTGTAAGAACTTCTATAAGCAGAATGCAAATATGAAGGCTATCTCTATCAATAGATGGCTTCTAAAAACCAATTTATAAAAATCACATATGCATTttgatataaaaattcaaaactgaGCTTGTATATTTGATACAAGCTGAAAATCTAGAATAAAGCACTGTTTTACTTATATCATTATCTAATTATAACTCCCCTACCACCTGAAATTCAATAATCTCAATTACTTCACTGAACATGAACTATCATTTTCAATTACAGTGCTTTGAAAGCATTTGTCCTATGGTGTCCTTTTCAGGCTCACAGGCTGAACAGAAACTCAGTAGGGAAGGTGAAGAGTTGTTGAAGAGTGAGTGATCTGCTATAAATCTACTAgtatttccttttgtcttttcgGTGGGCAGAGGCAAAGAACACCTCTCCATGCTGTCTCCCCCACAGCAGCCATAACTGCAATGGTCTGCAGAAGTCTTCTTTGCATGCATTTTCTTTGTTGCATGTGTTTGCCACtgagacagaaaatgaaagaacagaaaggTCCAGATCACACAATTATTTACCAGGTGCACTGTTACTAAATATGCTCAGATTAAAGATGAGCATCATCACTCTTCCGTCATGTCCTCTTTTCATTCTCAAAAGCAAAATTCCTAAATAGCTTTCAGCAATGCAGAGTTCCAGCATCCAAATAATGGTTTAGAGTAAAGCCAGATAGTAGATATTTTAGGCTTGACAAGCCACATAAGGTCTCAGTTCCATattcttcttcttaaaaaaaaaaaactcttaaaaaatgtaaaaactatttTTAGTATCCAGGCCATACAAAAACAGGCCGAGGGCTATAGTTTGAGGGCCCCTGGTTGAGAGCTACAGAAAGACAGAGCCCAATCTGCTTACTGTCATGTGCAGAAGATGGCAGCCATTGGCTGTCTTGCCTAAAGTCCTTTAACAGCGTCCCTGTTCTCTTAGGCTATAGTCTAAGCTCTTTAACATGGGCTGTGGGACCCTGTGCACTCTCACCctgctgacttttccagtctCAACTAAAACAACTCTCCTTGCACACTGCagtctttttatcttctttcagTTCTTAGAATGCTTCCTGCCTTTTGCTTCTTCTAAACATTTGTATGTACAGTTTGTTCTGCCTGGGAAGTTTTCTCATTCACTCACCTGGCTAATTCCTCTTTACCTTGCAAGTTTCGGTTGAAACAGTTCATAATTCCTGAACTCCAGGATTATGTCAGGTTGCCTACTACATGCACCTACATCATCCCATACTTTTCATTCATGACACTCATGATAAGTATACATATTGGCCATAAAGTTTCTATGCATAAGATGTGTCCTCTGTTaactgtttgttttatatttcttctagGTAAGGTTTTTAGCTATCAGGAACTGACTGAATGATTCCAACTGAGAACAAGAAAGATATCTAGAAaaacatggaggaaaaaaaatgtagagaatAGTGAAGACCATATGTAGAGACTCTGTTGTCACACTATAGATTTGTTTGGTTTTACCATGTGTAAATATTGGTTGTCTTCACTAGTGTAAATTTAGAGAGGGCACTTGTTAATGTGTTGGTGAATGTTTGGTTAACTAAATAAATCtgtagaaaatataattttattagagTTGCTTACGACTGAGTTCTTCCTATATGCCAAGTACTGTGTCTGCATCACATCTTATTTTGACAAGTCCCATGGAAGGCAGAAATTATTATTCCTTACGTTTGAAGATacagatgctgggaaaagatgGGTTGTTtatccaaggtcatacagctagcAAAAAATGCCATAAGTCAAACACAGATCTATCAGGCcttaaaaagatgaaatagatTACTAAACAAAAAGGtactttagatttaaaaaaaaaaaatcaccaaatcaAGGCTTTACATCTTAAAGCCTTGAGAGATTAGCTAGCTAATACCTAGTTATTATAGTAGTTGCTCCATCTGGACTCAAGGATATCATCAGCACTAAGCCATATGTTTAAATATCCTTGCATTTATAGTTCAATTATGCATTTTAGTCTCCAAAATTCAAGGCAAAGTCCAGCAAGGTTCTAGCTACTTTTATGTGGAATGCGGTAAgaatgtttccaatttttttttatcattgtaaCTTATCTAATAAGCACTTCTAGATGAatacaaagtaaaacaaataaagaCTAAATAGTTATGTTTATATTCCCTATCTTGAGAGAAATTAGGTTCTCAAGGCTGCTATTTTTTCACCATACAATGAAAGTTTAGTTTTTTAATTACATAGAATAATGTGTTTGTTCTGTTGTTCCTAGAACAAAAGCTTTTGCTGTTTTAAAACAGCCTTTTGTACCCTAATGGTAAATTCTGAATTTAGAAACACTCGTGGAAAGTTGTTCATGTTCCAAGAATTACTGGACTTAAGAAATTTTGCTCTGGCCTTTAACTAGCTATGTCTGAAGTATATTTTCTCTTCAAGTACAGAGATTTTGATCTATGGCAGAaatcaaccttaaaaaaaatcacactttctGTTTTCCTATATTAATGCTTTCCCCAAGTCTACAGAAGAGTAACCTGGAGGCAAAAGGGTAATCTAGAGGTTATAGGGCACAAGTTTTAGCTGCCAGATAGTCCTACATTTAGCTCCCAATTCTGCCACTTGCTATGTGATTCTGGATCAATTCATTATCtattctaagcctcagtttcttcatttataacgATGATAATAATAGCACATTTCTGACAGGACTGTTCTGAGCAGAGTATGGAATGAGTAGGAAGCCAAATGTTAAGTCGTTGGTAACATTCAGGTGCTAAGCCACAAACTCCATGAAAATTCAATGGAATTGCATGGTTAGGATCTTAAACAACCTTCTAAAACATGAATATGAGTTCATGTCAGTGATAAAGAAAAGCCCAATTACCTATGGGTACTGCTACTGGTTGTagagttttcccttttcttctgtcTTCAGTTCCAAAAAAACTGATTTCAAATAAGTGAACTAATTAGACTCTAGTCTCAATCACCTCTCTAGTTCCTATGCTGTCCCATTCCTATGCAGATTGGCAAGTATCGTGGCATAACAGGTGGCTTATGTTATTTTTAGGTATTTGCATCACAGGTTTAAATAAAACCTTGTTTTAGAGGAAACATCTACTCAGTTCTTGGCAGACCCCTATCTATTCCTAACGACATAAACACCTGCACTTAAAGTAGAAGTTCATCTGACTCTTTCATTCCTCTCACTGCTGACCAATGCTACCTTCAAATCATTTCTATTTCCCATTCAACCATACATACCTGTAAATAAAGGGAAGAATTAGAGCCGTGGGACATCTTTTGCACCATCCCATCTTTTTGTAGGATGCATTCCTCCAAGTGAATCACATTTGGATGTTGGCTCTTGATACTGCTTAGTGCCCAGAACTCACGCAGGGCTAGTTCAACGTTTTCAGGTGCATGGCATCGAATTTTCTTCACTGCCACCCGTGCAGAGGTCTTTCTGATGACTGCTTCATATACAACACCGTAACTACCTCGGCCTACCTCCCGTATTAGATCGTACTTTGGCTGGCTACTCACCATCTTCAAGGTCAAGGTTTctggaaaaatgaacaaagtgcTCTGTTGAAATTAAGTATACCTACTGGCTTGAATTTCTTCTTATGCACGATTTAGTAGTTATCATCTGTCTCACTGTCTGCAGTGCTTGAACAATATTTGCTATACACTGggcaaatgtaaatattttaataatagtaACACTACTATTTAATAATAGTAACAGTAATGTGGTACTTACCATGTATCAGAAACTGTCCCAAGCACTTTATATATtaagctcatttaatcctcacaacaacatTATGAGGTAGAAACTGAGCATAATAgctcattttgtagatgaaaaaAACTAAAGCACAGAGTTTAAGCAACATGCCCAAGGTCAAACAGCAAGTAACTGGTGAACCTGGGATTTGAAACCAGGCCATCATGCTCTGACAACCTCTTACATGAACTGCTTCAAAACACCACTgctaaagataaaacaaaaagttcATATTCTTATTTACTGATCATGAAAAAACAATCAAAACTCCTGCTTCCCCTGAAAACTGATACATATAAAAGTTCCTAAAAAATGGCAAAACTCAGTTAGAAACACAAACACCTGGCTTAGGCTTAGATACTGAGACTGCACACAAGTAAAAATGagtagttatttttcttttttaaaagtaaatgatcAAACTACACATAttcctattttaattttatttccttatttcttgCAAATAAAGTTTGTGGAGAAAAATGTTCCTTTACAGATAAACTAAGCTACTTAGAATATGGTTATTGCTCTTCTTGTTTCAACAACAGCTATTTAGATCTAGgacatttttgccaatgaaaaCTCTCCTGCATATTAAGAGGTTCTCTGGCAGAGTTCTTTGGAATTCAACTTGATAAATCATTTAAAGGCAAGGGCAAAGAAAGGCCTTGCGTGGAAACACGTGTTGAATTAAGAGTTTGAAGAGTGCCTGCTCATTCTCCGAAGACTGTCAAAATTCTAATAAGCTTCAGGAACCAATTCTCATTTGTAGAATGCCAGCATGGGCAAGAAAAGTTACCTGAGATTGTACAATTTTTATAGTGTACGGTTTAGGGGAACACAAAGCGACCGACAAATAGAGCCTGTCAAGTTGGGACCAGTCATTTTAAGTCGATAGAACagatttaataaagaaaatgaaagcttcTTAGATTGCTTTTAGTCCCACTTCCTCTAACTGGACACCGGTCTTCAAATTCCTACAGTATTTCCGAGCGTCGGATTTCCTGCCACAGAATTCTCTGCCCCAGCTACACAGTGGACATTCGTTCCTGTCCTCCGTGGATCGCCAATTCCTAACCTTCTCAAAGTGGTTCGTGCCTTGAAAGCTGCCCCATACCCCCCTGACTACGTGGGAAGGAGGGTGTTTGTGAAGTCTTTGAGATCCTGGGGCAAAACACAGCGCGGTGATGCACACCGTGCGAGCCTCGGGAACTCGGGACGGCATCCCCCCGGGCCCTCGCGCCTCCACCCGGCGCTAGGACACTGGCCGGCCCGGCTGTACACCTGCTGGCGCCCGGGAAGGGCCAGTCCTGGGCAGAGGTGTAGCCCGACGCGGCGGCCCAGGGCCCCGCTCATTGGCCAAGTATCAGGCCCTCCCCCTCTTCGGCGGCTTCCAGAGAAAACCCGGAGGGGATCCTCTCAGGGCCCTTCACCCGGAGGAGGCAGTCCTGCAGTTGTCCCGACTCCTCCGGGTCGGCGGCTAAGGCCGGGGCCTGGGGAGGAGGCCACGGGGCAGAAGAGGAGGCCGCGGCTGGGGCCGGTGGCCTGAGGGGTGCGGGCCGGAGGCCTGAGGCGCGCGGGGCCTTCCCTGGGACGACTCCGCTGACAGCTCAGTGACAGGCCGCCTGGGGCGGGAGGCACGTGCAGGGCCCTCGGATCTGCAGCAGGGCCTCTCTGCCGAGCCGAGGGGCCAGATTTACCTCAGGGTAGCCGCCGCCGCTTCTCTCTCTCACGGGCTCTGCAGGCCGCCATTATCGGGGAGCTCGCGCCTCCGCTGCCGCGGCCTCCAGTCAGAGGCCGGCGCGCGCCCCCGTGGTGCGCGCGGACACACCCCCTTACGCCTCGCGGCCCCGCCCCCCTCCGGCTTTCCGTAGCGCGACCCGGGACGCCGAGCGCTGGTCCCGCGGGGCGCGCGCCTGGCGCTCCGCTGGCTTCCCGACTCCCTTGGCTTTCAGGAGCCGGGGGGAGTCGCGGAAGGGGGTTGCGCGCTCTGGAATGCACCACTCGTGCCTCCTCCCCGCGGGGGTGACCGGGAGCGGCAAGGCCACTCCACGCCCGGGGGCTCGGTCGCTCTCCAGCCGCAGCGGGTGCCTGCGGCGGGAGTGATTCCTCAGCCTCAGGTCCCGGCTGAGGGAAGTTCGCGCGCCTGGCgcgcctcccctcccccgctccGCCCCCATTTCTGACTTTACCGAGCTGCGGGAAGGTGTGCGGGGTAGCTGGGGCGGAAGGCCTGGGGCATCTTCTTACGCGCCGGGCTGGGATGCCTGCGGGACGCGGGCCTCTTCCGGGGCCCCGCGGGGAAGCACGGCCCgagctgggaggcctggcgtccgcCCCGCCGGCAGGGAGGCTGCACCTTTTGTCAGAGACACTGAGCCATATTTGCGCGCTGTGCAGTTGCCGAGGCGGCGGTAGCGCGGGGCTGGGTGCGATCATCTGGGAAGACGCGGTCCCCTGCCCCGCCGGCGCGGTGGTATCTCCCTTAAAGAACCCGGCGCCTCATTGTTCCGAGGCTCTGCAGCCGGGAGACGGGGGCCACTTGCCCCCGGCGTGGAGGAAGGGGCCGCGGCCTCCGCGCACGCCCTGCCTGGCCGCGGCACCCGCGGGCTGCACGTGGAGAGTCGggacaccacccccccccccccaacccctggccTTGCGCGGCTAGCGGCCGAAGTCTGGGCCGGCCTGGACCGAGATTAACAGCGAGGACGGCCGTGCAAGTGGCCCGACGGTCAGCCTGAGTCACTGGGGCCCCGGACTGCCGTTGGCCAGATGCAGGCCCGCGTTCACCAGACAGCCAACTCTGGACTGTCAGTTGCTCAAAGACCCGGACCGATCGGTCATTCAGTTAGTGTTTCGCGGATCAGTAAGCAACCGCCAGAATCGTCCATTCCTTCTTCACGGGTTTAATCCCCACCTAGTGTTTGTTCCTCCTCCCAGTGCTGTATAAGGCGTGATGCGCAAAGAATCCCTGTTAACTGCTCTCAAGGGTCAACCAATTacccattttattttctgtcctcCATATGTGGGCCTCCCGAATGTCTGGGATTGGGTTAGATCTTTAAATGATCTTTCTTACTCCTAAAGAAACTCCACAAGGGAAGGGCTTATTACTAACCCTATTTTTACAGGTAAGGACGCAGACCTTTGCATTCTTTGAtggaaaggtgttttttttttgtttttttttttttgagggggcaCTTGCCTTGAATACCCACTCCCCTGGTGTAAATTCTCCTACTTATCctgaccaaaaacaaaaaaaacaaaccgaAACCTTGCTCTGTAATCTGTTCGATTTTTGCCCTGCACGTCATTTACCAGTCTTCGGCTGTCTACTAGGACTACTGATATATTCTAAGGTTTGGTTTCTGCCCTTGAGAGGAAAAGTTGAGGGCTCTGTGTAGATAGCTGACTACCTGTGTGGGTAACTGATCAGAATCAGGAGTGGTGTCTCTGGCCGAGGAAACgttattttttgtttatcttaGTCACTAAATACAAGAATCCCTCCTCTCAAGGTGGTTGCAGAACTTGAAATCCACTCCCATAATTCAAAAGTTATGAAACTGACTCTAAAGCCTGTGAGGTGGACGTTTTAGTAATTTGGGGTGTCCTCTTTAGGAAAAAGATTACAGAATGGGCCTGTGAATACAGTGGTGGGGCCTTGGAAAGTATCTCTGTAAGTGATGGACTCTGAAGCTTAAGCTTCAGAATAAAGATTACattatgtgctgtgctaagttgcttcagtcgtgtctaactctgcgacacaatggactgtagcactgcaggctcctctgtccatggaattctccaggcaagaatactgaagtgaattgccttgccctcctccaggtgatcttcctgcattggcaggtgggttctttacccctagggccacctgggaagcaccgtAGATTACCACATGTCACTATATTTGCCCATAAGCCTTCTACGAGACTCAGAGTTTCTGGGGACAGGAGCCTTGTCTGTGATTTATCTACCCACTGTGATTTATTTATCCACTGTCTGATACCGCACCAAAATACTCCTGTGGATAGATAGCATTGTCATACACTGCTTGTGGGAAGGCAAAATGATGTAACTCTAATTAAGGACATTTGGCAATCTATAGCCACGTTACCTATGTATTTACTCTTTCACCCAGTAAACTTATGTCAAGGCTAAACTTTAAGGAGTCTATCCTAGTGATATATTGGCAAAATACAAAAAGCTCTATGCACAAGGCTATTCAttatggcattaaaaaaaaaactatggcaTTATTTTCAATGGCAAAAGATTGGAAACTGCTCATGTGTCAATTAACTAGCTGAATAAATTACCATACAAATACAGGATGAAGTGCTATGCAGCTGTAAAAAGATAGGTGGATAAGTTCttataaagaaatagaaactaaTAGTAGTAGTAATGTCCATGTATATAAGGGGAATAAGCAAGGTGCATGATAGTGTTTGTGGAAGTGCTATCTTCTGTGTAAGTAGTGGGAtgatataaatatacattaattGCTTATATTTAAAGGTAAACAATGGAAGAATAAACTCAATCTTCTAAAAATTATCTGCTCTGTGGGATGGAGCGGGTAGGGATGGGAATGAGATCTCTGTGAATGTACCTTATGTAGCTGGAAACTTAGAAATGTAAATGTtgcatatttatattaaaaaaagttcAGTAGAATA comes from the Bos taurus isolate L1 Dominette 01449 registration number 42190680 breed Hereford chromosome 2, ARS-UCD2.0, whole genome shotgun sequence genome and includes:
- the PDIK1L gene encoding serine/threonine-protein kinase PDIK1L (The RefSeq protein has 1 substitution compared to this genomic sequence); amino-acid sequence: MVSSQPKYDLIREVGRGSYGVVYEAVNRKTSARVAVKKIRCHAPENVELALREFWALSSIKSQHPNVIHLEECILQKDGMVQKMSHGSNSSLYLQLVETSLKGEIAFDPRSAYYLWFVMDFCDGGDMNEYLLSRKPNRKTNTSFMLQLSSALAFLHKNQIIHRDLKPDNILISQSRLDTSDLEPTLKVADFGLSKVCSASGQNPEEPVSVNKCFLSTACGTDFYMAPEVWEGHYTAKADIFALGIIIWAMLERITFIDTETKKELLGSYVKQGTEIVPVGEALLENPKMELLIPVKKKSMNGRMKQLIKEMLAANPQDRPDAFELELRLVQIAFKDNSWET
- the PDIK1L gene encoding serine/threonine-protein kinase PDIK1L isoform X1, whose protein sequence is MVSSQPKYDLIREVGRGSYGVVYEAVIRKTSARVAVKKIRCHAPENVELALREFWALSSIKSQHPNVIHLEECILQKDGMVQKMSHGSNSSLYLQLVETSLKGEIAFDPRSAYYLWFVMDFCDGGDMNEYLLSRKPNRKTNTSFMLQLSSALAFLHKNQIIHRDLKPDNILISQSRLDTSDLEPTLKVADFGLSKVCSASGQNPEEPVSVNKCFLSTACGTDFYMAPEVWEGHYTAKADIFALGIIIWAMLERITFIDTETKKELLGSYVKQGTEIVPVGEALLENPKMELLIPVKKKSMNGRMKQLIKEMLAANPQDRPDAFELELRLVQIAFKDNSWET